The following proteins come from a genomic window of Xylanibacillus composti:
- a CDS encoding glycosyltransferase family 2 protein, with protein sequence MWTFDYEAVTDTLLGALREFLLFYSYTAIYYVIFVTLLLYLIFGFSIRHIASIKRGIRYNRIHKLSGHAPPVSILVPAYNEEVTIIENVRSLLALHYAEYEVIVVNDGSQDHTLQRMIDEFRLELTHPVLSSSIQTGKIRGVYHNPEYPNLYLIDKENGGKADSLNAGINLSHYDLISTIDADSLLEKDALTRIARVYMENPEETVAVGGNVRIVNSCTVEDGIVKDVKFPRKLLPALQHVEYLKAFLGGRIGWSSVNGLIIISGAFGVFQKDKVIAVGGYRGGYPGEDMNIVIKLHRYCLENDIPYRVAFCPDAVCWTQAPESYRILSSQRKRWGRGNLKNMIEEGIHMVMRPKYKIFGLLTLPYNIVFETLNPYFRLGGMLAILGYWMLNMTDWTTVLVFALVNLFSCFTLSLGALYIEETAFGRYPKLSDLNKTILYSFLMFAGYRQIGVWWRLSGHVQFLRNNNSWGTMVRTNFNK encoded by the coding sequence ATGTGGACTTTTGATTATGAGGCGGTCACGGATACATTGCTTGGGGCACTAAGAGAGTTCTTGTTGTTTTACAGCTACACGGCCATTTATTATGTCATATTCGTTACGCTGCTGCTTTATCTCATATTCGGGTTTTCGATCCGTCATATTGCTTCGATCAAGCGGGGCATCCGGTACAACCGGATTCATAAGCTGTCCGGCCATGCTCCGCCGGTGTCCATCTTAGTCCCGGCTTATAACGAGGAAGTGACGATAATCGAAAATGTCAGATCGCTGCTTGCGCTCCATTATGCGGAGTATGAGGTGATCGTCGTCAATGACGGCTCGCAGGATCATACGCTGCAGCGCATGATCGATGAATTTAGGCTGGAGCTCACTCATCCTGTGCTTTCTAGCAGCATACAGACAGGGAAGATCAGAGGGGTCTATCATAACCCCGAATATCCGAATCTCTATTTAATCGATAAGGAGAATGGGGGAAAGGCCGATTCTCTGAATGCCGGCATCAATCTCTCCCATTATGACCTTATCTCTACTATAGATGCAGACTCTTTATTGGAAAAGGACGCGTTAACGAGAATTGCCCGGGTATATATGGAAAATCCCGAGGAAACTGTTGCCGTCGGCGGCAACGTCCGCATCGTGAACAGCTGCACCGTGGAAGACGGGATCGTCAAGGATGTCAAATTTCCCCGCAAGCTGCTGCCGGCGCTGCAGCATGTGGAATACTTGAAAGCCTTCTTGGGCGGAAGGATCGGCTGGAGCTCCGTCAATGGCCTCATCATCATATCGGGGGCATTCGGGGTGTTCCAGAAGGACAAGGTCATTGCGGTCGGCGGGTACAGAGGGGGCTATCCCGGCGAAGACATGAACATTGTCATCAAGCTTCACCGCTACTGCCTGGAGAATGACATCCCTTATCGGGTAGCCTTCTGCCCGGATGCCGTCTGCTGGACGCAAGCCCCTGAATCGTACCGGATTTTGAGCAGCCAGCGCAAGCGCTGGGGGCGGGGAAATCTGAAGAACATGATTGAGGAAGGCATCCATATGGTGATGCGTCCGAAATACAAAATTTTTGGGCTGCTGACGCTTCCTTATAACATCGTGTTCGAGACGCTGAATCCGTATTTCCGTCTGGGCGGCATGTTGGCCATATTGGGGTACTGGATGCTGAACATGACGGATTGGACTACCGTGCTAGTCTTTGCTCTGGTGAATTTGTTTTCCTGTTTCACCTTGAGCCTGGGGGCCTTGTACATTGAAGAGACCGCCTTCGGCCGGTATCCGAAGCTCAGCGATTTGAACAAAACTATCCTGTATTCCTTCTTGATGTTCGCAGGCTATCGCCAGATCGGCGTATGGTGGAGGCTAAGCGGCCATGTCCAATTCCTGCGCAACAACAACTCATGGGGCACAATGGTCCGAACCAATTTCAATAAATAG